A region of Moorena producens PAL-8-15-08-1 DNA encodes the following proteins:
- a CDS encoding lasso peptide isopeptide bond-forming cyclase: protein MSGIVGIYNLDGRPVEREKIGGMVDILAHRGPDGAEVWCDDRCVGLGHRMLWTTPESLLEQLPLKDRTGNLILTADARIDNRDELISALELNDRPAEKITDSNLILAAYEKWGRDCPGKLIGDFAFAIWDKRKQLLFCARDYMGVKPFYYHYQPGKLFVFASEIKGLFCLDAVPRNVNEAKVGIYLCQLSGFAKLKPDTFYQDILRLLPAHWMEVSQNGIESQSFWDLDAEAKKIQQTLKTDADYVEEFRKRFTEAIGCRLRSAYPVASTLSGGVDSSSVSCVARNLLREKNSDAELLTIYSDCDTPSADETAYVDTVLAQGGFKHHVAKVGNPISAAQTVTPWLDQPVQMPTPAMLLAIVREVKQQGARVVLTGHDGDTIVSHGTDYPHELLELGEWEKLLKIVEGRYQNKSDSAKEIEADLYQYIVPYATELIKKFEWHNYISIFYKSANYWQFNPPRNIKLFLRSIYNNFPMLNWNHYNSIIAKSLAKSIKLGKLLRDEFNYQFGYLPTEYLNHYRAITSGNMQEGSEQIDGISAAVSIEPRHPFLDKRVIELCLAAPAHLKYCNGFGRGVMRRAMKGILPEEVRRRRSKVDFYGFIINRMETAESSVIKKLLLEQKSNLFHYLNTNAVQEDYQKFSNSAAKWQQRRREARMINCAIYLSLWLKLID from the coding sequence ATGAGTGGAATTGTAGGTATTTACAATCTTGATGGTCGCCCCGTGGAGCGCGAAAAGATCGGGGGCATGGTGGATATCCTGGCGCACCGGGGACCAGATGGCGCTGAGGTTTGGTGCGATGATCGCTGTGTTGGTTTAGGACATCGGATGTTATGGACGACACCTGAATCTTTATTAGAGCAATTACCTTTAAAAGACCGCACTGGTAATTTAATACTGACAGCGGATGCTCGCATTGATAATCGGGATGAGCTTATTTCTGCACTGGAATTAAACGATCGTCCAGCCGAGAAAATTACTGATAGCAATTTAATCTTGGCTGCTTACGAGAAATGGGGGCGAGACTGTCCTGGTAAGCTAATTGGTGACTTTGCCTTTGCTATCTGGGATAAGCGTAAGCAGCTATTGTTTTGTGCCAGAGATTATATGGGGGTTAAGCCATTTTATTATCACTATCAGCCTGGTAAATTGTTTGTCTTTGCTTCGGAAATAAAAGGATTATTCTGTTTAGATGCAGTACCCCGTAACGTCAATGAAGCCAAAGTTGGTATTTATCTGTGTCAGTTAAGTGGGTTTGCCAAATTAAAGCCCGATACTTTCTATCAAGATATTCTGCGTCTGCTTCCCGCCCACTGGATGGAAGTGAGCCAGAATGGGATAGAATCCCAGTCTTTTTGGGATTTAGATGCCGAAGCAAAGAAGATACAGCAGACTTTAAAGACTGATGCTGACTATGTGGAGGAATTCCGCAAGCGATTTACCGAGGCGATAGGGTGTCGTCTGCGGAGTGCTTACCCAGTAGCGTCTACTCTCAGTGGTGGTGTCGATTCTTCTTCCGTTAGTTGTGTGGCGCGGAATTTGTTGCGGGAGAAAAATAGTGATGCAGAATTGTTAACGATTTATTCTGATTGTGATACTCCTTCGGCTGATGAGACGGCTTATGTAGATACCGTATTGGCCCAGGGTGGTTTTAAGCATCATGTTGCGAAAGTAGGTAATCCCATTAGTGCTGCCCAAACCGTTACCCCTTGGTTAGACCAACCAGTGCAAATGCCTACCCCAGCCATGTTGTTGGCGATTGTTCGGGAGGTCAAACAACAAGGTGCAAGGGTGGTGTTAACGGGACATGATGGGGATACTATTGTTTCCCACGGTACGGATTATCCTCATGAGTTACTGGAATTAGGGGAATGGGAAAAGCTTCTAAAAATAGTAGAAGGTCGTTATCAAAATAAGTCTGATAGTGCTAAGGAAATTGAGGCAGATTTATATCAATATATTGTGCCTTATGCTACAGAATTAATTAAAAAGTTTGAATGGCATAACTATATTAGTATCTTTTATAAATCCGCTAACTATTGGCAGTTTAATCCGCCCAGAAATATTAAGTTATTTTTACGAAGCATCTATAACAATTTTCCTATGCTAAACTGGAATCACTATAATTCAATTATTGCAAAAAGCCTGGCAAAGTCTATTAAATTAGGTAAATTACTCCGAGATGAGTTCAATTATCAATTTGGCTACTTACCTACTGAATATTTAAACCATTACCGAGCCATAACTTCGGGCAATATGCAGGAAGGTAGCGAACAAATTGATGGGATTAGTGCAGCAGTTAGCATCGAACCTCGTCATCCTTTTTTAGATAAAAGAGTTATTGAGTTGTGTTTAGCAGCACCCGCTCATTTGAAATACTGTAATGGTTTTGGGCGCGGTGTAATGCGAAGGGCGATGAAGGGTATATTACCTGAAGAAGTTCGTCGGCGTAGAAGCAAGGTAGATTTTTATGGATTTATTATCAACAGGATGGAAACTGCTGAAAGCAGTGTAATTAAAAAATTATTGTTAGAGCAAAAATCAAATTTATTCCATTACCTAAATACGAATGCTGTACAAGAAGACTATCAAAAGTTTTCAAACTCTGCGGCTAAATGGCAGCAGAGGAGGCGAGAAGCCAGGATGATTAATTGTGCGATTTACTTATCACTTTGGTTAAAGTTAATCGACTAA
- a CDS encoding cupin domain-containing protein — MKTEIKTIANKLVSLSYEKLTTYSKFENLIHPFTSEEFFQHYYEKNYLHIARNNQNYYDAILNTDDIDLFFQNKSLQSNCLRVVEKGNELPAYKWTHRNSSIANNDTLFVLFNQGKTLIINSGNSSIIKLVNYCSDLEKELKFRLQFNIYITPHNSQGFAPHYDDHDVFIMQTTGTKVWRLYNTPLELPSRKQPYWKIKDQYELGEPTFEVELTPGDLLYIPRGLIHDALTTHTASVHITLGFHPNYWFEILQEIAELAEEKAEFRKAVPNGITGESYQSQFKQDFLNLTQSLINNLDLDEILERKFDQYIDSKLSEDQNRFKDSIQVNQLTLNSVLAKRQNIFYKLERDDENVYVNFYGKKLDFPRFTEPSINTLLQSQSFAVKDIGGLVTDEGKIDLATKFIQEGFLTIEQIS; from the coding sequence ATGAAAACCGAAATCAAAACTATAGCCAATAAACTAGTCAGTCTCTCTTATGAGAAACTGACTACATATTCCAAATTTGAAAACTTAATTCACCCCTTTACTTCAGAAGAATTCTTCCAACACTACTACGAAAAAAACTATCTTCACATTGCCAGAAATAATCAAAACTATTACGATGCTATCCTCAATACTGACGATATCGATTTATTCTTCCAAAATAAATCTTTACAATCAAACTGCCTCAGAGTAGTTGAAAAAGGAAACGAATTGCCAGCCTATAAATGGACCCATCGCAATTCATCAATTGCCAATAATGATACCTTATTTGTTCTCTTCAATCAGGGTAAAACCCTAATTATTAATTCTGGGAATAGCTCAATTATAAAATTAGTTAACTACTGTAGCGACTTAGAAAAAGAATTAAAATTCCGCTTACAGTTTAATATCTATATCACTCCCCATAATTCCCAAGGATTTGCCCCTCATTACGATGACCACGATGTCTTCATCATGCAAACTACCGGAACAAAAGTATGGCGTTTATATAACACTCCCCTTGAATTACCGTCTCGCAAACAACCCTACTGGAAAATTAAAGATCAATATGAATTAGGGGAGCCTACTTTTGAAGTAGAATTAACACCAGGGGATTTATTATATATTCCCAGAGGTTTAATTCACGATGCCTTAACTACACATACCGCTTCGGTTCATATCACCTTGGGTTTCCATCCTAACTATTGGTTTGAAATCCTGCAAGAAATCGCCGAATTAGCGGAAGAAAAAGCCGAGTTTAGAAAAGCTGTTCCCAACGGCATAACTGGCGAAAGTTATCAGAGTCAGTTCAAGCAAGACTTTTTGAATCTTACTCAATCTTTAATTAATAATCTAGACCTAGACGAGATTCTAGAACGAAAATTTGACCAGTATATCGATAGCAAATTATCCGAAGACCAAAATCGGTTTAAAGATTCGATTCAAGTCAACCAACTCACCTTAAATTCAGTTTTAGCTAAACGACAAAATATCTTTTATAAACTAGAGCGAGATGACGAAAATGTATACGTCAACTTCTACGGAAAAAAACTCGATTTTCCACGCTTTACTGAACCTTCCATTAATACCCTATTACAATCCCAATCTTTTGCTGTTAAAGATATTGGCGGACTAGTTACTGACGAAGGAAAAATTGATTTAGCGACTAAATTTATTCAAGAAGGCTTTTTAACGATAGAACAAATAAGCTAA
- a CDS encoding ABC transporter ATP-binding protein codes for MPRIKRALLFVWHSAPTLTTIKVILIIVQGLLPLALLYLTKLVVDTVATSLTLSDKQAAFSQIMFLLAVAGGVTLVTSVSQSLSQLVSILQSQKVTDYMEGMLHDKSMAVDLEYYENAEYYDMLQRAQRDAPELPNQILHRLAEIGQNSVSLLAIVGLLLSFHWGIAGVLFVVGIPTMLVRLKYAKIMYHWQRERTPIRRRANYYGGLLTRDRPAKEIRLFNLGSVFSQRFHQLRWQLYRESFTIAKSRSMANLGAQGFSGIIMLAGYGFIIYQTVQGLLTIGDLALYHQALRRGQTAFSGVLSSLSGFYENSLFLNNLYEFLDLQPKITELPHPKLVPQPIQNGIVFNNVSFQYANTTRQALKTINLTLQPGETIALVGENGSGKTTLIKLLCRLYEPTSGSITIDGIDLRQFQLDHLRQQISVIFQDYMKYHLTAQENIWLGNVALSPTDNQISKAAFRSGADRVINTLPNGYDTMLGKLFDQGEQLSIGQWQKIALARAFLRDSQVIVLDEPTSAMDPKAEYEVFQKFRQLIKDQAAILISHRLSTVKMADRIYVMDKGSITESGTHEELMQLDGTYAYLFETQAQNYR; via the coding sequence ATGCCTAGAATTAAACGCGCACTTCTGTTTGTCTGGCATAGTGCGCCTACTTTAACCACTATCAAAGTCATTCTAATTATTGTCCAAGGGTTACTACCCCTAGCCTTGCTCTATCTAACCAAGTTAGTTGTAGATACAGTTGCTACCAGCCTCACTCTATCGGATAAACAAGCCGCCTTCAGTCAGATAATGTTTCTCCTTGCTGTTGCTGGGGGAGTAACCTTAGTAACTAGCGTTTCCCAGTCTCTATCTCAACTTGTTAGTATTCTCCAGTCTCAAAAAGTTACCGACTACATGGAAGGGATGCTTCATGACAAGTCGATGGCAGTAGACTTAGAGTACTATGAAAATGCCGAATACTACGATATGTTGCAACGGGCACAACGAGATGCTCCGGAACTCCCGAACCAAATTCTCCATCGTCTGGCAGAAATTGGTCAAAATAGCGTTTCTTTATTAGCAATAGTCGGCTTGTTACTTTCTTTTCATTGGGGAATTGCAGGAGTTTTATTTGTTGTCGGCATTCCTACTATGTTAGTGCGTCTTAAATATGCCAAAATTATGTATCATTGGCAGCGAGAACGAACCCCGATCAGAAGACGAGCTAACTATTATGGCGGTTTGCTAACTAGAGATAGACCAGCTAAAGAAATTCGTCTGTTTAATTTGGGTAGTGTTTTTAGTCAGCGCTTTCATCAGTTGCGATGGCAACTATACCGAGAAAGCTTTACTATTGCCAAAAGCCGTTCTATGGCAAACCTGGGGGCACAGGGTTTTAGTGGCATCATCATGCTTGCTGGCTATGGTTTTATTATTTATCAAACCGTTCAAGGTCTCCTTACTATAGGAGATTTAGCTCTTTATCATCAAGCATTGAGACGAGGACAAACTGCTTTTAGTGGGGTTTTAAGTAGCTTATCTGGTTTTTATGAGAATAGTTTGTTTCTCAATAATCTCTACGAGTTTCTCGATCTCCAACCCAAAATTACAGAACTACCTCATCCCAAATTAGTACCGCAACCAATACAGAACGGAATTGTCTTTAATAATGTTAGTTTTCAATATGCTAATACGACTCGTCAGGCTCTCAAAACTATTAACCTGACGCTACAACCAGGAGAAACTATTGCCTTAGTAGGAGAAAACGGTTCGGGAAAAACCACCCTAATCAAACTATTATGCCGTTTATACGAACCCACTTCTGGCAGTATTACTATTGATGGCATCGATTTACGCCAATTTCAACTCGACCATCTACGCCAGCAAATCAGTGTTATTTTCCAAGACTATATGAAATATCATCTCACTGCCCAGGAAAATATCTGGTTGGGTAATGTTGCTCTTTCTCCCACTGATAACCAAATAAGTAAAGCAGCTTTTCGTTCTGGTGCAGATCGAGTCATCAATACCTTACCCAATGGTTATGACACTATGCTAGGTAAGCTATTTGACCAAGGGGAACAACTCAGTATCGGGCAATGGCAGAAAATCGCTTTGGCAAGAGCATTTCTACGAGACTCCCAGGTAATAGTTTTAGATGAACCTACTTCTGCTATGGACCCCAAGGCAGAATATGAGGTGTTTCAGAAGTTTCGTCAACTGATAAAAGACCAAGCTGCTATCCTAATCAGTCATCGCCTATCCACTGTAAAAATGGCCGATCGCATTTATGTAATGGATAAAGGTTCTATTACCGAAAGCGGTACTCATGAGGAATTGATGCAGCTAGATGGAACTTACGCCTATTTATTTGAAACCCAAGCTCAAAATTACCGATAA
- a CDS encoding RNA-guided endonuclease InsQ/TnpB family protein, whose translation MIVREAKLLNGSLAQYQALDEAIRTAQFIRNKAVRLWRDQPKVNKARLSLLCKELAGEFPFAKKLNSMARQASAERAWLSISNFYRRCREGAKKKGYPQFKKHSRSVEYKTTGWKLSPDCMTINFTDGFKAGRFSVFCNYETREDLFRLKINRVRVIRRADGYYAQFCFDANRKEKGSYTGNVAGLDLGIKYFYKDQNNNAAIYPKYLRQAEKRLKKLQRRLSRKFVRGKKPQSNNYHKARIRLGKCHLKVQRQRKDWAVKQARCVVHSHDVVVYEDLKISNMVKNHHLAKSISDAGWYQFTQWLNYYGNIWDKTVIAVKPNYTSQDCYNCGYRVKKSLSTRTHKCPRCQTEICRDTNAALNILKRGLEVLGIEYNSGATPHGFPVLGNAHQESTQGHWETAVDSETLGESATSVDERKLDSISCLNEPRITYCENPPLESPI comes from the coding sequence ATGATAGTTAGAGAAGCTAAACTGCTAAACGGATCATTAGCCCAATACCAAGCTTTAGATGAAGCTATACGAACCGCTCAATTCATCAGGAACAAGGCGGTTAGACTATGGCGTGATCAGCCAAAAGTAAACAAGGCTCGTCTATCTCTGTTGTGCAAAGAATTGGCTGGTGAGTTTCCCTTTGCTAAGAAGTTGAACTCAATGGCTCGTCAAGCTTCTGCTGAAAGGGCATGGCTGTCAATCTCTAACTTCTATCGACGTTGTAGAGAGGGTGCTAAAAAGAAAGGTTATCCTCAGTTCAAGAAACATTCTCGCTCAGTTGAGTATAAAACCACGGGGTGGAAACTTTCACCTGATTGCATGACCATCAACTTCACTGACGGGTTCAAGGCGGGTCGGTTTTCTGTGTTCTGCAACTATGAAACACGAGAGGACTTGTTCAGACTCAAAATCAATCGGGTACGAGTGATCAGACGAGCCGACGGTTATTACGCCCAGTTCTGCTTTGATGCTAACCGAAAAGAGAAAGGTAGCTATACTGGGAATGTGGCGGGTCTTGATTTAGGTATCAAGTATTTCTACAAAGACCAAAACAACAATGCTGCCATCTACCCTAAGTATCTTAGGCAAGCTGAAAAGCGGTTAAAAAAACTACAACGTCGATTGTCCAGAAAGTTTGTAAGAGGTAAAAAACCTCAATCAAACAACTACCACAAAGCTAGAATTCGACTGGGTAAATGCCATTTAAAGGTTCAAAGACAGCGTAAAGACTGGGCTGTGAAACAAGCTCGGTGCGTAGTCCACTCTCACGATGTGGTTGTCTATGAAGACCTCAAAATAAGCAATATGGTCAAGAACCATCACTTGGCAAAGTCGATATCCGATGCCGGTTGGTATCAATTCACCCAATGGTTAAACTACTACGGGAATATTTGGGATAAGACTGTGATTGCGGTCAAGCCAAACTACACCAGTCAAGATTGTTATAACTGTGGTTATCGGGTGAAAAAATCTCTCAGTACCAGAACTCACAAATGTCCTCGTTGTCAAACAGAAATTTGTAGAGACACGAACGCTGCTCTCAACATTTTGAAGCGTGGCTTAGAAGTTTTAGGTATTGAGTACAACAGCGGTGCTACCCCGCACGGGTTCCCCGTGCTAGGAAACGCGCACCAAGAGAGTACCCAAGGGCATTGGGAAACTGCCGTTGATTCGGAAACGCTTGGGGAGAGTGCAACCTCTGTTGATGAGAGGAAACTTGATTCAATAAGTTGTCTCAATGAACCAAGAATCACATATTGTGAGAATCCCCCGTTAGAATCTCCGATTTAA
- the csaB gene encoding polysaccharide pyruvyl transferase CsaB, whose product MKQVKAVLCGYYGKGNGGDEALLASLLQMLPKSVKPIVLSGNPSQTRQRYGVESCDRMSTLPVLKAMRLSELFIWGGGSLIQDVTSAASPLYYCGLMGLAQRMGLKTIAWAQGVGPIKRRLIGSLAQRSFTGCTAVSVRDYGSATLLADWEIPFIMAPDPVWALDSKPVPGLWDLPAPRVAVTLRSHSTLTPKRLKNLTHALVDFQKATQTCILLVPFQASRDLAIAQSIASELTGPHQIFSIEDPRELKGLFRGVEMAIGMRYHSLIMAAAEECRCFALSYDPKVNYLMEQLDLPGWDVASLPDDPNVISKTWLEHYANGEALTKDQIQSLVDRARMHQDVLMTVC is encoded by the coding sequence ATGAAGCAAGTCAAAGCAGTTTTATGTGGATATTACGGCAAGGGCAATGGTGGCGATGAAGCATTGTTAGCGTCACTGCTGCAAATGCTACCAAAGTCAGTGAAGCCGATAGTCCTTTCCGGTAACCCTAGTCAAACTCGTCAGCGCTATGGAGTAGAAAGTTGCGATCGCATGTCTACCCTACCAGTGCTCAAGGCCATGCGCCTTTCCGAACTCTTCATCTGGGGAGGTGGTAGTTTAATCCAAGATGTGACTAGTGCCGCTAGCCCTCTCTACTACTGTGGTTTAATGGGATTAGCCCAAAGGATGGGTCTCAAAACCATTGCTTGGGCTCAGGGGGTTGGTCCAATTAAGCGTCGGCTGATTGGTTCGCTAGCCCAGCGGTCGTTCACCGGATGTACAGCAGTCAGTGTCAGGGATTATGGCTCAGCGACACTGTTAGCGGATTGGGAAATTCCCTTTATTATGGCTCCCGATCCAGTTTGGGCATTAGACTCCAAACCTGTACCAGGATTGTGGGATTTACCAGCACCAAGAGTAGCAGTTACTTTGCGATCGCATTCTACCCTAACTCCCAAACGCCTGAAGAATCTGACCCATGCCTTAGTGGATTTTCAGAAAGCCACACAAACCTGTATTTTATTAGTTCCTTTCCAAGCTTCCCGAGATTTGGCCATTGCCCAATCTATTGCGTCTGAGTTAACCGGTCCCCATCAGATCTTTTCTATAGAAGACCCTAGAGAATTGAAAGGATTATTTCGGGGGGTGGAAATGGCGATTGGCATGCGCTACCACAGTTTGATTATGGCAGCAGCGGAAGAATGTCGATGTTTTGCCCTCAGTTATGACCCCAAAGTTAACTACTTGATGGAGCAACTGGATTTACCTGGATGGGATGTTGCTAGTTTACCAGATGACCCCAATGTGATTAGTAAAACCTGGCTAGAACACTATGCTAATGGTGAAGCATTGACTAAAGATCAAATTCAGTCATTAGTAGACCGGGCAAGGATGCATCAGGATGTGCTGATGACAGTTTGTTAA